One stretch of Candidatus Bathyarchaeota archaeon DNA includes these proteins:
- a CDS encoding class I SAM-dependent methyltransferase, translated as MQKFFIRRAEDELPTISESFSRMSKTEKIHLLSIYNQAKKMVRSSNANVMLDVGCGDGLLLTKIHSILSANSCSYVGVDISIRKLRAAKRKSALLYKNCDFILCDADFLPFKGSTFQSVTMIEVFEHFLNPRSIIIELSRVISDKGLVFITTPSALGITKLLLSKVSKKHRPEFIVLNGHKLPHRDFNPDEIMFFVRGYFKTFKLYSFNISLFQSVIRFLPFRLGYVSMQIFDRYVDKMPIFLGSNLSIVLQSL; from the coding sequence TTGCAGAAATTCTTTATTCGGAGGGCTGAAGATGAACTTCCTACGATATCTGAGTCTTTTAGCCGGATGAGTAAAACTGAAAAAATTCACTTGCTTTCTATATATAATCAAGCAAAAAAAATGGTTCGTTCCTCCAACGCTAATGTCATGTTAGATGTTGGTTGTGGCGATGGATTATTACTAACAAAAATACATTCAATTCTGTCTGCAAATTCTTGTAGTTATGTGGGTGTTGATATAAGCATACGAAAACTTCGTGCAGCAAAACGTAAATCAGCTCTCTTATACAAGAATTGTGATTTTATACTCTGTGATGCAGATTTTTTACCCTTTAAAGGTTCAACATTCCAATCAGTAACAATGATTGAAGTTTTTGAGCATTTTTTAAATCCCAGGTCGATTATCATAGAACTATCTAGAGTAATCTCAGATAAGGGTCTTGTCTTTATTACTACACCCAGTGCATTAGGCATTACAAAACTGCTCTTAAGTAAGGTTAGCAAAAAACATCGTCCAGAATTCATTGTTTTAAATGGTCATAAGTTGCCACATAGGGATTTTAATCCCGATGAGATAATGTTTTTTGTACGTGGATATTTTAAGACATTTAAACTCTACAGTTTTAACATTAGCCTATTTCAATCAGTTATACGCTTTTTGCCCTTCAGATTGGGCTACGTATCTATGCAAATATTTGATCGTTACGTCGATAAAATGCCTATTTTCCTAGGTTCTAATCTATCTATCGTTTTGCAAAGTTTGTGA
- a CDS encoding glycosyltransferase family 4 protein yields the protein MLEVYNSYLPKNGGVQNHIHDLCDSLVKNGHSAMVLSWVPSTPKKDVIDGIPVKRIRVPRVFSILRYPAILFLFINIFYVLKKNQIDIIHAHDYLPGTAAALAGLLSRTPTLVSFHLPVQKTTFYAHRFLKPCWLVERALRFVFNYWVSAIICVSRFTLDESLKLNLPRSKLVKIYNWVNLPSKQTLPMIAVREKFGVSERPFILSTGRLYEKQKPFSLLIHAFKLLVDDGYTGDLLIVGNGPDKETYRQLSRTLCIDSQIHILDNVSNEELSFLYDHCVLFVLPSFYEGLPMVLLEAMSHSKPIVSTRVGGIPEVVRDGYNGLLAEARVDALYNSLKCLMSDDTLRITFGNRSKELIKAYFSLKNLDKTLKLIKRLSTATN from the coding sequence GTGCTTGAAGTTTACAATAGTTACTTACCAAAAAATGGTGGTGTACAAAACCACATTCATGATTTATGCGATAGTTTAGTGAAAAATGGACACTCTGCAATGGTATTATCTTGGGTGCCCTCCACACCTAAAAAAGATGTGATTGATGGAATTCCTGTAAAGAGAATACGTGTCCCTCGTGTGTTCTCTATTTTGCGTTATCCTGCAATCTTGTTTTTGTTCATAAACATTTTTTACGTATTGAAGAAAAATCAAATCGATATTATTCATGCGCATGATTACTTACCCGGAACTGCTGCCGCTTTAGCGGGTCTTTTATCACGTACTCCAACTCTTGTTAGTTTCCATTTACCTGTTCAAAAAACCACTTTTTACGCACATCGCTTTTTAAAACCATGCTGGTTAGTTGAACGTGCACTTCGTTTTGTATTTAACTATTGGGTAAGTGCCATTATTTGTGTATCACGTTTCACTTTAGATGAATCTTTAAAACTTAACCTTCCGCGGTCTAAATTAGTGAAAATCTACAATTGGGTTAATCTTCCATCAAAGCAGACTTTGCCCATGATAGCTGTCCGTGAAAAATTCGGTGTTTCTGAGCGTCCTTTTATTCTTTCAACAGGTAGACTGTATGAAAAACAAAAGCCCTTTTCGTTACTTATACATGCTTTCAAGTTGCTAGTCGATGACGGATACACAGGGGATCTTTTAATAGTTGGTAACGGACCTGATAAGGAAACATATCGTCAACTATCCCGCACCTTATGTATTGATAGTCAAATACATATTTTGGACAATGTATCAAATGAAGAATTATCTTTTCTATATGACCACTGTGTTCTGTTTGTTTTACCATCTTTCTATGAGGGATTACCTATGGTTCTATTGGAGGCTATGAGTCATAGCAAACCAATAGTGTCGACACGTGTGGGTGGTATTCCAGAGGTTGTTCGAGATGGTTATAACGGTTTGTTGGCTGAGGCTAGGGTCGATGCGCTCTATAACAGTTTAAAATGTCTTATGTCCGATGATACTTTGCGAATAACTTTTGGAAACCGATCAAAAGAATTAATTAAGGCGTATTTTTCTCTAAAAAATTTAGACAAAACCTTAAAACTCATTAAGAGATTATCTACCGCTACTAACTGA
- a CDS encoding nucleotide sugar dehydrogenase yields MIEKLTQKVSNDVDCMLKQQCTLAVVGTGYVGLPTAALFAQAGFNVTAIDIRESIVARIRKGHSPIQEPGLETIISSHVQSGKLKAELLYSSIFRDKRVIIITVQTPIGVDKKPDLSFLINAIQKIGPELQEGTLVAVCSTLPPGTMHDKIVPLLSRLSGLTPDKDFYLAYVPERIAPGVAIKEFVESPRLVGGIGPNSTLIASSVFRRVCKNIIETDAPTAEISKTAENTFRDVNIAFANQLALICEKHHADVVKVIALANTHTRVNIHLVGPGVGGPCLTKDPYLLIYETIFPNQSIVETARQINDYMPKHMVGLLIDSLKNNGKNVRDSYVTVLGTAYKADVDDSRFTPSEPIIRELLGICKNVSVYDPYCTETFGAKRACSIAEAASGSDCLMILTDHSEFKNLDLSALKSLMNGSPVIVDGRRMLMPDRVLSAGFSYYGVGYGQKHDE; encoded by the coding sequence ATGATTGAAAAACTTACGCAAAAAGTATCCAATGACGTTGATTGTATGCTAAAACAACAGTGTACATTAGCTGTTGTAGGGACTGGTTATGTAGGTCTTCCAACTGCTGCTTTGTTTGCACAGGCTGGCTTTAATGTTACAGCGATAGATATCCGAGAATCAATAGTGGCACGTATACGTAAAGGGCATAGCCCAATACAAGAGCCTGGTTTGGAAACAATAATTTCGTCTCATGTTCAATCAGGTAAATTAAAAGCTGAGTTACTTTATAGTAGTATTTTCCGTGACAAACGTGTTATAATAATCACCGTTCAAACCCCTATTGGGGTAGATAAGAAGCCTGATTTATCCTTTTTAATTAACGCTATCCAAAAAATTGGGCCTGAATTGCAAGAAGGAACGTTGGTTGCAGTTTGCAGTACACTTCCTCCTGGAACTATGCATGATAAAATTGTGCCCTTATTATCAAGATTAAGCGGGTTGACCCCTGACAAAGATTTCTATTTGGCGTATGTACCTGAACGGATTGCACCTGGTGTTGCTATTAAAGAATTTGTTGAGAGTCCCAGACTTGTAGGAGGTATCGGACCAAACAGTACTTTAATAGCTTCTTCAGTTTTTAGACGTGTTTGTAAAAACATAATTGAAACTGATGCTCCTACAGCGGAAATATCAAAAACCGCTGAGAACACTTTTAGGGATGTGAATATTGCTTTTGCTAACCAGTTAGCATTGATTTGTGAGAAGCATCATGCTGATGTTGTAAAAGTAATTGCTCTAGCCAATACTCATACACGTGTAAACATACATTTAGTGGGTCCTGGTGTAGGTGGACCCTGTCTTACTAAAGATCCCTATTTGCTGATATACGAAACAATATTTCCAAATCAAAGCATAGTTGAAACAGCTCGTCAAATTAACGATTACATGCCTAAACATATGGTTGGATTGCTAATTGACAGCCTAAAGAATAACGGTAAAAACGTTAGAGACAGCTACGTTACTGTGCTTGGCACTGCTTACAAAGCTGATGTTGATGACTCTCGTTTCACTCCTTCTGAGCCAATAATCCGTGAATTGTTGGGCATTTGCAAAAATGTTTCAGTCTATGACCCATATTGTACTGAAACTTTTGGTGCCAAACGTGCTTGTTCCATTGCTGAAGCTGCTTCAGGGTCAGATTGTTTAATGATACTTACTGACCACAGTGAATTTAAGAACTTGGATTTATCTGCATTAAAATCGTTAATGAATGGAAGCCCTGTAATAGTTGACGGGAGGCGGATGCTTATGCCTGATAGGGTTTTAAGCGCTGGGTTTAGTTATTATGGAGTAGGTTATGGACAAAAGCATGATGAGTAA